Below is a window of Fibrobacter sp. DNA.
CTCCACATTACGGCGAGCGCTTACACCTTGCAAATAGAACTTGACTTCGTAAGTTTTGTCGGCCAGCAAGTCAATATTTTTACGGGTCAGTTGAACATGCCAATAATCAGAGCCGCCGTTGACGACAGAAATAAATCCGTCATTAAAAGTTGCGTAGGCACCATTATAGTTTGCAAGATTCCATTCGGAATACGGAAAATCAAACGAAAATGCGTAATTTAAAGGCGAAAGAACTGCAACAAGGCTATATAAAAGCAATCGTTTCAAAACGTCTCCTTGGCTAACCCTTTTTAAGAAAATTACATTATTTTAGTTTGTCAGTCAATATGAATAAGTTCACGAGCCGCAAAGAGCTCTTTTTGGCGTTTATACAGACCTAACGCACGTATCCACCCCATTTAGTCTGTATTTTTCGGCAATTTCAAAAAAACGCCTATGACATTGCCCTGCGAGCCTGTGTAAACGCAAAATACGAAAAATCCCCGCTCGGAAGCGGGGATAACATTTTAATTCAGCGAAGATAACCAGTATGCTAGTGGACGCTCTTGCCCCTATAGGGCTTCGGCGTGACAATGGAACGAGTCCGGGATGGCAACGCAGGCGTTACCTTCCAGCGGCGCTCATGTGCATTAGCGGCCAGCGGCCCTCTTCTGCATCTCCTTGCGCTGCGCTTCGGCGAAGAGGCGAGCCATTTCCATGCGGTTGTTTTCCTGTTCTTTCTTCTTGGTTTCTTCCTTGCAGTTCACGCACTTGGTCGCGGTCGGCACGGCCATCAGGCGCGCCTTCGGGATAAGCTGCTTGCAAACCTTGCATATGCCGAACGTACCGTTGCGGATGCGCTGGAGCGCCTCTTCCAGGTACACAAGATACTTGCCTTCGCGGGCGGCAAGCGAGAAAGTCGTTTCAAGCGTGTTGTAATCCGTAGCGGAGTCGGCGCTGTCAGAATCGCCACCGTCGCCAGACTGGCTCTTCTGTCCCTGGAATGCGTTAGCCCTTTCCGATTCGCTCTGCGCTGTCACCAGCTGCCGACGCTTCTCGACAAGCATCTCCTCGAAAAACTTCAAGTCAGCATCGCTCATTTTCGCGGGTTTTTTCTCACTCATGGCACACTCCTTTGTAGAGTCGGTTTAACACGTCATAGGAAATTATCTTTTTTTTAAGAAAAAAGGTTAACTTTTTTTTAGAAAATATCAATATTTAAGCGCAACCCGCTCTTCTTGACGTCCTGGGTGAGGGCATCGATGTCATTTGCGAGTTTTTCGAGCTTTCCGGTGAGCTTTCCGCGGCCCGAAGCGATCAGCCCGATGGTATTGTCGCCGGAATCCAAGCGCAAAACCAGGGAATCCGCATCGACCTTCAGCTCCTG
It encodes the following:
- a CDS encoding TraR/DksA C4-type zinc finger protein produces the protein MSEKKPAKMSDADLKFFEEMLVEKRRQLVTAQSESERANAFQGQKSQSGDGGDSDSADSATDYNTLETTFSLAAREGKYLVYLEEALQRIRNGTFGICKVCKQLIPKARLMAVPTATKCVNCKEETKKKEQENNRMEMARLFAEAQRKEMQKRAAGR